A stretch of DNA from Pristis pectinata isolate sPriPec2 chromosome 35, sPriPec2.1.pri, whole genome shotgun sequence:
CTGCATGTGTGAAGGGACATGAGCCTCATGCGTACACCAATCTGTGGTCAGTGTTTCCTGTTGTGGCTAAAGAGTGGGTTATGGTACTAGGAGAAACCTCTGCTTTGACCAAGGTGCAGGGATGAACCAGGCCTCACCCTACATCGAGACAGAGTGTGGAGTCTGAGGATGATTGTCAGAGAAGGGCATTTGTGTGGAGCAAGGACCTCAGGAGACCTGGTCCAGTGTGATCAGTAACTCTGCTTCCTGCAGTGGATGGGTTTCCAGTAATGGAGCATTGACCCCACGGTCAGCAGACCCCTCTGTCTGAAGCAGGTGCATAGTCAgtgctgtggagagagaggataaGGTTAGGATTAGTTGAACCCTTACCATAACTGCACTTTATCACCAACTCAAGAGCTGTATCAGAGCATTCTGGCTTTAAATCTCactgcagtaccaagggagtaCTGCACAGAAATAGGTGTAATAGATTTTGTTGGCTCTCTGGTAGCCATTATCTCAGTCCCTCTGGCCTGAGCATCCAGTACTGTGATAATGAAGCTACTGTTCCCCTATTGGGGAAGCTGTACTTCAACAGGAAGAGGAAGTTAGAGTATAAAAACCAGAAGCCAGGGAATCCAAAATCAGAGTGGCCTTACTCATTCGTGGAGTTGGAGTGAAAGGGTCAGCTGACTGGTTACGACGTTCACTCGCTTTGTTGCAATACCGAGATCCGTAACTCCTGAAGTATCCAACTCCTGTGGAggggaaataaaagcataaaaattCCAAATTAAAGCCATTTAGCCAGCCTATCAACCAGCTACCAATCATGTTAGCTAACTAGCATCCAAACAAATCTACCCAACCAGCCCAGCAATGCCAACTCAACACCCACTCTCCTGCTCATCTGATCACTTTGGCTAATGGGTTTATCCAGCGAGTTGGCAATGTTCTAGCCGGCTAAATCAACAGTTGTTAAGCCAGAGTGgctggaactcagcaagtcaggcagcctctgtggaaaggaacagttgatgttttgggtctgtgaccctaTTTCAGAGCTGGCTGGATCCCAGGTAGAAattgcagacctgaaacattaactgtttcttgttTCAGActctgcccaacttgctgagtttttccagcatctgcaatttttgattttcatttcccaaATCATCTAGCCAGGATCCAACTGGCCAATGCGTCAATCTGCTGGACACCTAGCCAGCCAACTAACAAATGGTCACAAACTAACTGTTCAACTAGCCTGGCAGCCAACTCATCAATGACAAGCAGCAGCTGCTTTGGGTATGTTGATAATTCAGTCCATACCAGTCCATTCTCGTGCTCCTGACTGTGTTTGCGTTTGCGGAGGGCCCGTGTCTGGAGTTCTTGCTGTTTCTGGTCTCCCTTGAAACCCTTCTCAATGAGTGACCTGCAGAGTGCAAAGACAGTCAACATATTTACAGCCTAAGTAGCACTCACTGCATCTGGCACTGGATCACATCAGGCAGTGCAGTGATTTATTCCCTCTAATGTCCCAGAGAAAATCCCATGTGGTTCTCTGAAGATGGGAGCAGATTTCAACAACATCAAACCGTGGACCCATGTGGACATTAGTCATTGCCCTTGGGCAGCATGTGATTCCTTCAGGAGATGGTGACCTACATCTCAGATGTGCAGACTTTAACTTCCAGCTACTTCTTCCCCAACACTTATTTCCATGCTGAAGCCATGCGCCTTCAGGTACAGTTCCATAGGTAGTGAACTTTGGTGGGATGCAGTTCAAGGTGTCCTGACCCTCTCTGGAGtggagtgtataaaatcatgaggggcatagatagggtgaagcatgcagggttggggaatcaagaactagagggcataggtttaaggtgagaggggaaaggggaacttgaggggcaacttttttttttaattacacaaagggtgatatgtggaatgagctgccagtggaagaggcaggtacaataataacttttaaaagacagtgggcaggtacatggacaggaaaggtttaaagtggttatgggccaaacactggcaaacaggactagcttagatggggcatcttggtcaacatggacaagttgagccaaaaggcctgtttccatgctgtaggactcaatGTTGCCACCTCTCTATCCCCAATTAGCCTTTCCTGACAGTCAAACTCAGTTCTGGTACCTTATCCTCCCCTCATTTCTCTGTATCCTCGGGGCTAGCTGTGAGCGGGGCTAAGGTTGCAAATCACCTGTAATAAGCAAGCCCAGTACCTGTTTGTGGATGGCGTGTACTGGTTCCTTTCACTCTCTGTACATCCAGCATCCAATGGGTCAGTGGGTTCAAGCCTCGCTCCAGCCTTTGGTGTTGCTGCATCCTGTCCAGTACTGGGTGACTTGCAAGCTCCAGGCTCCGAGGAATTGACGGTGTCTTGAGGCTGGAATATCGCTCGGAGAACCTTCTCCACAGTTGCAGTGAATGCTGGACCTCCAAACACAAGGGGCTGGTTGCTGGGGCTATATGCTTGTACCTTGCTCTGACTGACTCCACTGCTGGAGTGTTGCGAGACAATAGGGTCTCTTGGAGCACAGGGGACTTCAGTCTGCCTCTCTCTGGGCTGGGCTATGTGGGAGCTGCTCAAAGTGTCAGAATGCGTGGTCTTGCAATCGGTCAACATTTTGGCCAGACCCTGATTGTCTCGCCATTTGTTGCTGCACTCGTTGGGCTCTGTGACTGGGCGTTCATCAGGGCAAACCAGGTTCTCCATTCCTTCAGCTAATAACTCAAAGCTGTTCAGCTGGAAGTCTTCCTCCATGGAGATGTATGGTGCTAACATCTCCAAGTCCAGGTCCTGGGACTCCTGCAAACACCAAATCAGCCTCATTTACTAATAGCAGCCGCTTTGCCTAGATCTTGTTACCATAAGCCAAGATCCCCGTTGATCACGAGCTCAGATTCTGACCCTGTATCAGCTTCCACACCAGGGCTGTCCACTGCCACCTCCATAACATTTCCCAACTCCCCTTCCCTCATCTGCTGCCAAAACACTCATCCTTGCCCTTGTTATCTCCAAACTCACCTATTCCAAAGCATTTCTGGCCATCCTCCATTTTGTCTCCACAAAAACCACCTAAAACTCTACTGCCCCACGTCCCCTTCACCCAACAACCCTCTGCTCACCACCTACCCTGGATTTTCGTTAGGTGATGCACCTTTGAAGCAGTGGCCTAGTGGAGAGCCAGAAACACAAGGGGAAGGCTGGAGAAGATTGGGAAGAGTCCATCTGTTGCTCAGTGGAGACAGCAGTTGACAGTAATGATTTTCTCAGACCCCTACCATCGTCAATGTGATGTCACCTCAATAATAAAAGGAGCTCACTCCTGGGAATCCACCCCCTGTAATGATCTCtgccttcagcccacctcatacTTACTGCCTTTGAGCTTGTGCTGCCATCTGGTGTGGCCACAGCAGCCCCACTCTCTGCCTCACCAGCTTCATTCCGTGGCCCTGGCTCCGTCTCTTGGCCACTGTTGGGTCTCAGCTTCAGCTGATGGTCAAAGATGGGCGAGAGTAATTTGCAGAGTGCGGGACTGCAGAAGTCCTCAGGTGACAGGGGCACCTCACTGCCTTCAGGGAGCTTCCTGGTGAAGTGGAATGCGCTTGAATCCAATCGGTCTAGACACAGGGAGTGTATTAGTGAACAGGATGCATCGGCAGTCAGTACACATGCTAAACTCTCAACTCGTAACTTGTAGGTTCACTGAGtcattcaacacagaaacagggccttcagcccaccacatgaTGTCAAGACATATGTCAaccttcaagtacccatctaaaccagtcctatttaccagcactcagTTCCTAGCCTACCTTGGCTTGGTGATTCCAATAACTCAGCCAGGCACTTACTTTGAGAGTCTCTTCCTCCACTACCCCCTCCGACAGTGcgctccagattctaaccaccttctgggtgaaaagttcttcaagatattccctttgaacctcttaacccatgccctctggtcctggacacctcTTCCATGGGGAGGcagtttctcaccatctaccctaaTGCTACAGCAAATCCCACTCCTGAGACTTGGGCGCAGAAAATTAGGCCAATGTTCCCGTGCAGTCCTGTgaaagtgctgcattgttgagaTGCTGtcatttcaaaaatgttaaaatcaaaaCCCATCTGCTCTTCTGGGTGGGAAGAAGGTCAAAGACCTCAAACGAAATACCAAAGAGCTGTTGGGTTGGTGGATGTTCCCAGTGTCCTGGGTCAATGGTTACCTATTAAATCAACATCACAAGCAGATTATCTgtcagtgggagcttgctgtgcacattcaGTGATGTCCTGTAATTGTTAATGGGGCTATACATGGTCAAATTTTTCCTTTGAATCCAACTGAAACTAGTAACCATTAAATTAACCTTGTGCTGGCCCAACTAAGGGGCCCTTCCCGTCTAATAATACATAACTGCTTATCATTTGTCCCTCTGCCTGCAAGTCTCTTCGGGTGTCTCTAAGTCTCTGTATTAGGTCTGTGAAGTCCCGATCGTTCAAGGATTTGTCTCACTGGAAGGGTCCCCAAGCCCCACAATACCTTTCAAATCCAGGGAGATAACAATATCTACACAGCTTAGTGCCAGCTCTTCCACGTTGGTGGGATTCTCATTCTGCTGGACGAAGAGGTCCTGGGCTTTCCTGGCATCAGCAGCAGGCTCCTGGAGTCTTCTGCTCTGGTTCAGGGAGAGGATGAGGGTGTCATCTTCCACAGCACTGCAGAGAAAGAGCGAAGCACATAAGTCATTAACAGGCGAGATGGAACAGAATACGACTCACCGCCAAACGCAGGAAACATTACTTTCCCATTTGTCTTCATCCTAGGATGTCCAGATCTCCTCCCATCTTCATTATGTTGAACAGTAATCTTCAAGCACAGGCTGGGCTGGAGTTCCATTTAGAACATAAAGAGGTAACCCAATTGTAATGTTTCAGATGACGAAACAATCTGAAAAGGTGGATGGAGAATGGGAAGGGGGCGGCCAGCCAGACTGCTCAGGGTGACGTCAGACAGAACCCCGAACCCGTCACACAAGAGGAGACAATCTGGAACTGTCAGCAGTTCAGGGCAAGGGGTCAGCTGGAAGTTTAAAAGCTCGAGGTAGATCGGTGTTGAGAGTTACAGGGAGACAGGCTACGTTCCTGGACTCGCAGAGGAAACacaaggggcagaatggcctgttcctgttcaatAACACATTCCATCCCAGGAACTCAGATCCTTCACTTGGTCAACCTCTCCCACCCTTCAAACTCAGGCTCAGCGTCACTGAGGCACTGGTCATTGGCTCAGTCTGGATGTTACTGGTCACCCCCCCAACTGCTTCACTTCCTCCCTCCAGCAGCACAAGCCACATTCTGTGTCAGGCCAACAGGTGGCAACTATTAACTGGAGGCCCCTCTCAGAAGTGGGAACTGGCAGGGACTCAcagggcacccccccccccaacacacacacacagggcacctcctctcttctcccctcccgccaaacacacacacacacacagggctcCCCCACAGCTGGAATAATCAGCACAAGCTGTCACCTTACAATTGTGAAAAGTTTTGACGAACATTTGGAAGCAGTAACTAATGTTTGTATGGAGATATTAAAGTAATAAAGTATTCCGTGGTGCTTCTCAGGAGGATCATTGGGACAAAGCGAACCCCAAGGACAGTAGTTTTAAGGTGTAGGTttagggaagggatggagagttGGGAAGGAGGGAGGTCGGCAACTTGGCAGCTGCTGGCATGGCTACCAATGGTGCTGATAAAATTCATGATCAAAGGTCAGTactggaggagcacaggcaggagGAGTACATGGACCTGGGTGGTTCAGAGATAAGGAAGCAAGACGGATGGAGAAATCCAAACTTAGGGCTGAGGAATTTTAAATCTGACAAAGTTTGCCCTGATCTCGTCTTCAAACTGCTCTCATTGCCAGCACCCCCTCCTCTCCATCCACCACTTGCTGCCACCTGCTCCAAGACACTGCCGACAACTTACCTGAGCACAAAGTTGACGCAGACAATGCTTTGAGGCTTCATGTTGTCACCACTGTAGATCACGGTGGCTTGTGTCTCCAACCAAACGTACCCTCCGCTCTTGGCCAGAAAGCGGTACTGACCAGAGGTGACCTGTCCCTTActcagcactgtgggaggaaGGCGAGGGAAACGTTAGACCTCAGTGATGCTCAGTCACCCGTCACTGTTAGGCTTCAACCTCAAAGGATGCAGATGGCAAAACCCAAAGATATTTGGGGCGTGTTCTGGCAGATCCAAGGTTGTCAAAAAGTTATAGGATCTCCACACAGCCacctattgtgttcagttttggtcaccctgctgtagaaaagatcccattaagctggaaagagtgcagaaaagatttacgaggatgttgccaggacttgacaattctagagagaggttgagcaggctagggctttattctttgaagtgtaggagactgaggggtgatataggagatgtataaaatcatgaggggcacagataggatgaatgcactcagtctttttcccagggttggggaatcaagaactggagggtttAATGTgaaaagggagagatttaatagaaacccgaggggcaaacttttcacccagagggtggtctgtatatggaacgagctgccagaggaagtggtcgaggcaggtacattaaccacatttaaaagacacttggacagctacatggataggaaaggtttagagggatgtggacatcttggtcagcatagacgagttgggacaaaggggctgtttctgtgctgtgtgactccatgacctaCTGTATTAGGAGAGGCAAGTCACAGATCCCAccggggagggttgggggggccTTGCAGTATCACTGCTCACCACAAGACTCAGCAATCCCAACACTGGGGGCAGTGGCTTGTGCAGACTGCCAGGGGCTGGAAGATTGGACTGGACATACGTTGAAGCAATATCAATCACCCCATCAGAGCATTGGAGCTAAGCACAATTCACATCCAGATGTGTCTCCACCATGCAGAGGCTCAAGCCAGGAACCTCTGACATCACCCAAGTTCCCTCACTGATCCACATTATCCCATTTCATCCCAGACCAAAAGGGGTTCTCATGTCACAAGTCCATCCAAGCCATACTGTGCCTGGAAGGGCTCCTCTTGCATCTCCTGGGCAGGGCTGGATTAGGCCATGATGCCCTCAAGAGTCAAATAGTCTAACTGGCCACAACCTCACAAGTTATCACTTGGCTCAGGGAGCAGAGTGCAAGCAGCTGCTGTGGGATTATCTGCAGAGCATTCCTGATGGGAGAAAATCAGATAAAGCTTTGTATCAGCGGGACCCAACTCAGAGCCTCAT
This window harbors:
- the LOC127586274 gene encoding hypoxia-inducible factor 1-alpha-like: MGQEAGEAQARGPGQLRRERSRDAARSRRGRETEVMCELARQLPLPRGAASHLDKASVIRLAISYLRLRTLLRPVPAESDMAVRLNSLYLRALNGFFMVLTEEGDIVYLSENVDKYLGLTQLALIGHSIFEFTHPCDEEEVKDLLMARQGLTVKQEALAQKDFFMRMKSTLVNGKRTVAIRSATWRVLHCTGHIKRCKVNSKTPLSCTFPEPPMSFLLMICEPIPDPSNVEVLLDSKSFLSRHSMDMKFTYCDPRVTELIGHHPDSLLGHTAYEFYHSLDSDHMTKMHQTLLSKGQVTSGQYRFLAKSGGYVWLETQATVIYSGDNMKPQSIVCVNFVLSAVEDDTLILSLNQSRRLQEPAADARKAQDLFVQQNENPTNVEELALSCVDIVISLDLKDRLDSSAFHFTRKLPEGSEVPLSPEDFCSPALCKLLSPIFDHQLKLRPNSGQETEPGPRNEAGEAESGAAVATPDGSTSSKAESQDLDLEMLAPYISMEEDFQLNSFELLAEGMENLVCPDERPVTEPNECSNKWRDNQGLAKMLTDCKTTHSDTLSSSHIAQPRERQTEVPCAPRDPIVSQHSSSGVSQSKVQAYSPSNQPLVFGGPAFTATVEKVLRAIFQPQDTVNSSEPGACKSPSTGQDAATPKAGARLEPTDPLDAGCTESERNQYTPSTNRSLIEKGFKGDQKQQELQTRALRKRKHSQEHENGLELDTSGVTDLGIATKRVNVVTSQLTLSLQLHE